The genomic DNA aaagacacaactcaaatttttatttaatagtaatttataagttatcGTTTGATTGTCtaacatatgtactaaaaaaacataatggtatcgattgaaaaaaaaaaaataacataatggtatcataacataattgctttaccaccctatgatataacagaaaattcaaaaattaattcattgctaattataatacttatattaaaatgatcagaaatggagacaatatatagaaaataaaaatatatattaaatttcacacactttcttttcatgatttttttataaaaactggttaaacttatagtataagatatttgttttgtgatattgttttaataaattattttaaagttaactactacttttagatgatgacaataaaattaatatataggacaacataaaattatctatcaaaataattaagtaagattttacatttttctttctagactacttatcagttttttattttccaaaaaagaaaaaaaatataaaaaatatataatttatcttaactatttaatgaaaataccatATATAGTTGACTTTGCTATAAATAATGGTCTTATTACTATAGTAACATACTGTTTAAATAATCCTTTTTTCCacaatattgtttaaataatttcaacaatatattataatcaaaaatatgtagtaatatatactttaacttttctctttttcatgaTTCTTCTATGAAacactatataacatatataaattataaattgtagttAAACAgtagtattatgaatattatttttaagacctatattaacaattacatctttttttctgtcaacaaaagatcagctcaaaaGAGCCAATTGGGTGGGAAGTTGCTTACAAACAAAACTTGATGCGGAGATGTACGCGCTTGGCATGCTAAAGAATCTGCacttacattagcatttctagaaactaaagataaagagaaagatgaaaattcCTCCCTATCAATTTTGATGTCGTCAAGGTACGCCGCCGAGAACGCTGGCCAGTcggaaggagaagacaccatcttcaccaaatctgaacAGTCTGTATAGAAAGCCACCTCTCTGAAATCATGGCTGATCATGCAGCGCATCGCCCAAAGGAACACTTCAACTTAAACATGTAATGGAGATAAACTTCGCCGGAAAATCTTGGCTCCCATAATCGGTGACGCAGTCTGGAACAAGGTACAACACCATCCAGCACATGCAAGCGGGTCACTtgctttccaagatccatctataaagcaaCGATATCCCGAAAAAAACCGTAGGGAGGGAAGCAGTAGCCACCCTAACTAGTATCCCTGAAACTACGGGGATAGTGGGATAGGTCTCCAGGTCAACCTCTGCTTGAGCCTGCTGCCACGCTGATGCTTCACCCTTTGCTACCATAACAATATCCTTCGGCCGCtccacaatattttcaaaaaacgagtgcattccttgctttccaaatataccacataaacCAAGGGAAAGCCGCAACATGAGCCCCAAGATTCTGCTGCCCTAAACAAATGATCAACATTTTTATACACTGAATCCGTCAGGAAGGATATTGGCCCCACCAGCACGTGTGCTAGAGCCCAAACCTGATGGGCCGGaggacaaacaaaaattgcatgatTTCTTGTTTCCGCATCAACACTACACCGTACACATCCTAAATCACAAGCAATACTCCGTTATCCCAAATTTGTCGAAACCGAAATACATCCAAATaaaacctgccacataaaatgttgaattttagAAGGGAAAGGAACCCTCCAAACACTAGCGAGGAGGGAGGTAATTTCTGGTCTCTCGCTCTGAAGAACCAATCTTTCCATTTTCATGTGAGAACATGAATCAAAAGTGTTCGTTTCTAGTTTCTTGTAATTGTTAAGTAAAGACTAAAAGCTATTGTCATGTGTTAATTCGTCGCAGTTCTCTTTTATCTTGTCACaaacaatgaagaggaggagattATGTGATAATTAAATATCATGAATATGGATGATATAGCTTCAATATATGTGACACACATAATTTGTAGCAAATATTTGCGACCATTAGTTACACATTAGTGACaagatttaaattaaaaaaacttgtaGCAAATGTGTAGCCATTTGTGAGAAATAGTGACAACTTTAGATACTAATAAAGATTTTGATAATTTGCTACTAATAAGTGactatatttttgtgaaaaatatacGTACTATTTTCAATCCTAACTAAATTTGTAGTTATtagttactaattattattgTGGTAATTTAGCTACAAATAAGTAACAacatttttataacaaatatatccaCTACTGTGCATTGTAAATTcgtaactaaatttttaaataatagttttttaGTTTGCTACTACTTATTATTgtaacaaaagataaaaagtgtTTTAGAATACTTTTTGAAGGTGAGATATTAATAGtgatcaatttaaaaaaaaaaaaaaaaatcatgtagcaaaattgtaaaaaagcAATGTCAAACCCAGTGAAACCAAATATTTAATATTGCTATTAAGTGATGGAAGAATTAATTTTTAGCATCGTTTAGTTTTGGGTagtatcatttaaatttagcaTCGCTTAAGAAATGATgtcaaatattttcttagtatcacaaaacagaaacgatcttaaaTACGTAGTTAAGGTTCTCAAAAAATGACGTTAACTTTGCGTCGCTTCTTGATTCCgccaatttgatttgattttcgtGTTTTTGTTTCACAGTTCAAACACGAATCTTCGAGTACGGAGAAGAGGACAGAGAAAGGTAGAACCTTCGAGTAAGATAAATAATCTTGGTAGAGAAGcattgtttaatgtttatgggGTTTGTTTACTAACTGTTTATATCGTCTCTGAAATTTACAGGGGAGCTTTCTATATGTGTgaattctttttcaattttctcaCAAAATCTCTCCTTCCACTGCCAGACAAATATCATGGTCTAACTGATATTAATAAACGTTACCGCCAACGGTGAGCTCTGTCTTCTATCGAAGTAAAATTGGTGGGTCTGATTCTTAAATGAAAGTCTATAAGTTTTATTTGAGTTCTGCTTACTGTGTTTCTTACTAGGTATGTTGATATGATTGCTAATCCTGAAGTGGCTGATGTGTTCCGGAGAAGGGCAAAAGTATGTTATCAGGATATTCGAACTCTCATTTGCGCATTTAGTTTCTTTGGTGGACAATCCCTAAACAAAATGCTTACCTCACGATGTATCAATAGATTTTTCCCAGTTTATTGTCATTTGAGATTGTTggagttattttatttttacaaatcaaTGAtactcttcttctgttttgttgTAGTAGATCGTTTCAGAGATAAGCAAGACAGTTGAGTCTTTTGGATATTTGGAGGTTGAAACTCCAGTTCTTCAGGTTTGTGGCCTACCTTCACTCTCAAATGTTCACATAATACTGAATTCTTGTATAGGATTAGGTTTGATGAACTTGTGAAAACTAGGGAGCAGCTGGTGGAGCGGAAGCAAGACCTTTTGTAACGTTTCATAACTCACTTGGGAGGGATGTATACCTGAGGATTGCAACTGAGCTTCACTTGAAGAGAATGCTGGTGAGAAACATCTTCTATTTTCAAATCTCTTAGCGTTTGCTCTCgtttttcttatctttcttttgtattacCTCATTTGCTGATGATGTTGAGTTCCTAGAAGGTGCTTGTGGCAAGTCTCTTGCTTCTTTCCCTCAAGGTTCGTTTTTCATCACTCATTTTAGTTCAAGATTTTGGGGGCATCACAAGCTTAGTTGAAGCGGTTTCGATTTTTGAATGGTTGTGCATATGTGTTGCAGGCTGTTATTAGAGGTGGTGACGGCCatggaggtggaggtggtgaCGGCCGTGGAGGTTTAGGTGGTGATGGACGTGGAGGACGTGGACTTGGAGGTGTTGGTGTTAATTGTGGAAGAGGGAGACTACCACAAGGACTAGGAATGGGTCGTGGGCGTGGAAGAGGAAATAACCCAGGCCAAAATACAATTGACGCTCTCCTTGCCGCTGAATCCTGGAGACTCATGCTTGTTCTTCATCCTGAGAGACAAAATGGGGCTATGTGGTGAGGAACCATTTATAATTGTTCACTACCATTTAGCATCGATATTTATTGACTTCAGGAACCATTTATAATTGTTCTGAATTCACATTATTTCTCTTTGATAAGCATATAACCGAAGTGAACCGATGTCAACTAggttaaaagatataaaatagaTACTCTGTTTCGTTATTGctttgttatttatttctcCTATATTGGTGGGATTGTATCACCCACCTCTCCACGTACGTTTCTTAGTGGTAGATTTAGCTAATAATTTATTTGCTTCATGCATggtgttatataatttttttgtggcTATTCGTTACAATACCATCCGCCTCTAGCTTGTAGCTCGTACGAAACGTAGCTCTGCGTAACTATTAGCAACAAGGTAGTTTGTGGGTATTAATaacaaattgttacaaaaatattgaaacaaaattgaCGCAAATTAACACAATTTTATTAATGACAAATTGTAGCGAATTTGTCACAACAAACTTGTAGTATTCGTAACTATTAACCACAACTTAGTTTGTAAGAAGTTGTAACAATCAGTTACAATATTTTTGAGACAAAATTGAAGCAAAAAGATACAATAACAGTTGTAGCAAATTTGTAGCTAATTTGCTACGATTTCTCACAAACGGTGTTTTGCTACCACCCTATAGGCGCAAAAAAAGTTTCGAAACAAATTTGtagcaaaccaaattttgttacaaatataACTACATACTACAATATTCCTCGTAACTATACAACCCAAAACAGTGTCATGACCATATATGTTCACCAAAACTAAACGATTGAAATGGATGAACTCTGAAGAGAGCTTGTAGGTCAGTGAGAACCAAATTGCTAATCAGTCTTGCAAACGTTAATGTTGGAATCACTAATTGTATGTACACTTCTTCCATGATATAATCCATGTTGATACTCACTTAGAGACCATATATTCAAGAGGGAGTAAAGCAAAATCTCGTTGTATTTATTCATTACATAATAATATACTTTGGTAATAATAGCATCTTCACCTCGTAGATATTCAATAAAGACCAAATTCACTTGTTACCCTGTCCACTACCGTGGAGATTATCAAAGTAACCTTTCGGATCACTCTCAAAGTTATCCCTTGATATGTAAGAAGACCCACTGCTGCCTGGCGCTACCATGTAACCGCCTCCTCCACCACCCGCACCGCttttccctcctcctcctcctcctccaccgctaCCGCCACCTTTCCCTCCTCCACCGCCGCTCCTTCCTCCTCCACTTCCACCGGAACCACctttccctcctcctcctccaccgctaCCAccttttcctcctcctcctccaccgctaCCACCTTTTCCTCCCATTCTCTGAAGTTTTAGTTCCTAGTTAAATTCTTTAATCACTAGATTGTAAGATTAGTGTGACTGAGAAATGGAAATTTAGAAGATGGGGTATTTATAATAGGGTAAATTTTCAAATGGATGGGTCAAAATCAGTCTTTCCCAATAATACgaatacaatttaatttttttagtcgTTGCATTTTGATTGACTGAAACCAATAGCCTCGTAAACGTATGTAGCATCTACTCGTAAAGTGTTTAAAATTAACTTACCATCGGAAGATCAACAAAACAAGTCTTTCCATCTTGACTCCACGCATCCCGAGTTAAAATATAGTACCATTGAGTAAAAATgtacaaaatacaaatatcGTAATTCGTAAATTGATGTAATATCATTTTTAGTTTCTACTTAGTTGATTGATCTCAGTCTTGTAAAAATACTAGTAATATACTAGTACATTGTAGGAGTTTTTTCCCTTTATTTTTTGACATCTTACATTGTAGGTGCTCCTATATATATTGGATAGTGACAATACCTCATGATGAAAGATGCATGCATATCACTCGTCTTGTGTTTGTGTACAAATGCACGGTCACACACATGTATTCATACAATGACATagaatgtaaaacaaaaatgcatGGATTAACGGTAAAGAAATAGGGGACGTtgatcaatcaaagcatgcaagtGAGTGCAGTGAGATTCTAAGTTCTTTTATTGACAAAGACGGACACAAAAATTTACAGATTATGAAAACGAGTactaatatatgtatgtatgatttAAGAAGGATGATCAAGACGAAGCTGAGAGAGATGGTGATGGATGTCAGGAGAATGATGATCCTCAGAACGGAGACGCTCGGCTTGAATCCAACGACCTTCACTGTTCCGAACCATTCCTTTATTCGCGTCTTGACGCCAAAACGGTGGAATCTGTAAATGCTCTTTCAAAAAATCCGACGCTTTGTTAACTAATGCGTGGTCTCTCCCACTCGACAGCACAAATCTCTCCCCTTTCCCATGATATCTAtataaaaagaaactaaaacattttaaagcAACGTGTATGATTAATTGCATAACCACTAAATCGTTCACGTGATACTCGCGTCAATCATATATCGCAAACACAAAAATCAGACGTAATCTACAAGGATCTCAATATAATAGACAAAAATAGTTTGATcttcttgaattttttaatataaatatcgTATCGTCGAACAATCAATTAGACAGCTTGTCCAATCTATTTATCCCACGGCTTCCATATTTTGTCGTTTTCCacttccaaattaaaaaaattaacatatccATGATATCTATCTACAAGCattaatttatacataaaacaatattattacTTCATTCTTGactatattattattcttgactatattatgaatatatggttaaaaatgtaaaatgtaaaatgtaaaatgtaaaatgtaaaatgtaaaatgtaaaatgtaaagtataagtaaaaaaaaactaacgtACCCGTCAAGGAGATGAAGCATAGCTTCAAGGTTATGAGCATTAGAAAGATCAACGGAAGGTTTAAGAAACGGCGAGTTCTGATGATCTAACGCCAGCTCCTCCCCCACGTGGCAATAACACCACGGCAACCCTTCCGCTATCTTCATCAACGCGTGCGGCGCACTCTCGTTCAAAAACAACCCCGGCGACTTCGGAACCATGTCGTGCACGTTCACAACTCTCATCACCTTCACTCCTAGCTCCTCCATCCTCTCTTTAAACCTCACGTTCCCAACTCTTGGCCCTCCGTACGTCAACACCGTCACCGGAATCACTTTCCCGCTTTTGCTCCGGTTCAATCCCATCTCCGCTATATCGTACGCGCTCAAAATCGCCAACGCGCCGCCGAGACTGTGTCCCGTCACGGTGATGCTTAGATCGGAGTCTTCGTCCTCGTCGTCGTATGTCTCCACTAAACGTTTCACCTCGGCTAAGATCTGTTCACGCGCGGAGAATTTAGCGAATTTGCATGACGTGTCTTTGTCGGTGTAGAGATCTAAGAACCCGGATTCGACTTTAACGGCCGGGTCGGGGCATCGGATCTTGTTTTCGGATACGGGTTTTAAATAGTCTTTTAAATCAGCGATCCACTCGAGTTTCGTGACTGTGCCTCTCCACGCGATCGCGATATCGCGGCGGCCGAGGCGGTTACGAGACGTTTCGTCGTCTGAAACGGCGACGTATCCCATCCAGTTAGCGTTTTTGCTCCATACCTTAGACCACCGCGATTTAGAGAAAAAGTTGGGGAGGTTGATGTTGGACGTCGCGTAGAGGTAACGCGCCACCTCGTAACCCGAACCGCTCATCCCGAGTGAGTCGAAGAACTCGAGCCGCGAGAACCTCGAGCTGCCGCAGTATTTAGAAGCCGGGTCGAAATCGAAAGCGTCGTAGCAGGCTTGAGCCATTTCGCCGTAACGGATCAGCTCCGATCTGAGGACTGGATCCATCGGTTCCATTAACCCGGCCCAGTCGTCTTCTCCTTGGATCTTACGCCACGTGTCgattagttttcctttttcttcggAGGTTTTGTCTCGCCGGCGAATATCTTCCGCCGTCATCCACCGTTCTCCGAGTCCCTCCGCTTCGTCAGTTAAGCCTTGCCGTTCGCGTCTTTCTCGCTCGAGGCGAGAGATCACGGCGGATAGAGAAGACTCGTCGGTTCTGGACAAAGCTCTCGTAGCTGTTACTCGGGGTTTGACGGGAAAATTGATTTTTGAGAAGCTGGAGTTAACCGGAGGAGAAGAGTGGTGGTGACCGGAGTTGGTGGTAAGAA from Camelina sativa cultivar DH55 chromosome 7, Cs, whole genome shotgun sequence includes the following:
- the LOC104700430 gene encoding phospholipase A1-Igamma2, chloroplastic-like isoform X1: MATIPSHNHLLTTNSGHHHSSPPVNSSFSKINFPVKPRVTATRALSRTDESSLSAVISRLERERRERQGLTDEAEGLGERWMTAEDIRRRDKTSEEKGKLIDTWRKIQGEDDWAGLMEPMDPVLRSELIRYGEMAQACYDAFDFDPASKYCGSSRFSRLEFFDSLGMSGSGYEVARYLYATSNINLPNFFSKSRWSKVWSKNANWMGYVAVSDDETSRNRLGRRDIAIAWRGTVTKLEWIADLKDYLKPVSENKIRCPDPAVKVESGFLDLYTDKDTSCKFAKFSAREQILAEVKRLVETYDDEDEDSDLSITVTGHSLGGALAILSAYDIAEMGLNRSKSGKVIPVTVLTYGGPRVGNVRFKERMEELGVKVMRVVNVHDMVPKSPGLFLNESAPHALMKIAEGLPWCYCHVGEELALDHQNSPFLKPSVDLSNAHNLEAMLHLLDGFFLYRYHGKGERFVLSSGRDHALVNKASDFLKEHLQIPPFWRQDANKGMVRNSEGRWIQAERLRSEDHHSPDIHHHLSQLRLDHPS
- the LOC104700430 gene encoding phospholipase A1-Igamma2, chloroplastic-like isoform X2; translated protein: MATIPSHNHLLTTNSGHHHSSPPVNSSFSKINFPVKPRVTATRALSRTDESSLSAVISRLERERRERQGLTDEAEGLGERWMTAEDIRRRDKTSEEKGKLIDTWRKIQGEDDWAGLMEPMDPVLRSELIRYGEMAQACYDAFDFDPASKYCGSSRFSRLEFFDSLGMSGSGYEVARYLYATSNINLPNFFSKSRWSKVWSKNANWMGYVAVSDDETSRNRLGRRDIAIAWRGTVTKLEWIADLKDYLKPVSENKIRCPDPAVKVESGFLDLYTDKDTSCKFAKFSAREQILAEVKRLVETYDDEDEDSDLSITVTGHSLGGALAILSAYDIAEMGLNRSKSGKVIPVTVLTYGGPRVGNVRFKERMEELGVKVMRVVNVHDMVPKSPGLFLNESAPHALMKIAEGLPWCYCHVGEELALDHQNSPFLKPSVDLSNAHNLEAMLHLLDGYHGKGERFVLSSGRDHALVNKASDFLKEHLQIPPFWRQDANKGMVRNSEGRWIQAERLRSEDHHSPDIHHHLSQLRLDHPS
- the LOC104700427 gene encoding glycine-rich protein 5-like — encoded protein: MGGKGGSGGGGGGKGGSGGGGGGKGGSGGSGGGRSGGGGGKGGGSGGGGGGGGKSGAGGGGGGYMVAPGSSGSSYISRDNFESDPKGYFDNLHGSGQGNKGGNGGGTIKMGGKGGSGGGGGGKGGSGGSGGRSGGGGGGKSGGGGGGKSGGGGGGGGYMVGPGSSGSSYISRDNFESDPKGYFDNLHGSGQGNK
- the LOC104700430 gene encoding phospholipase A1-Igamma2, chloroplastic-like isoform X3 — protein: MATIPSHNHLLTTNSGHHHSSPPVNSSFSKINFPVKPRVTATRALSRTDESSLSAVISRLERERRERQGLTDEAEGLGERWMTAEDIRRRDKTSEEKGKLIDTWRKIQGEDDWAGLMEPMDPVLRSELIRYGEMAQACYDAFDFDPASKYCGSSRFSRLEFFDSLGMSGSGYEVARYLYATSNINLPNFFSKSRWSKVWSKNANWMGYVAVSDDETSRNRLGRRDIAIAWRGTVTKLEWIADLKDYLKPVSENKIRCPDPAVKVESGFLDLYTDKDTSCKFAKFSAREQILAEVKRLVETYDDEDEDSDLSITVTGHSLGGALAILSAYDIAEMGLNRSKSGKVIPVTVLTYGGPRVGNVRFKERMEELGVKVMRVVNVHDMVPKSPGLFLNESAPHALMKIAEGLPWCYCHVGEELALDHQNSPFLKPSVDLSNAHNLEAMLHLLDGYHGYVNFFNLEVENDKIWKPWDK